GCACCAGCCGTATGAGAACTTGAAGGGCCCATCATAACTGGTCCGATAATATCGAAAGCACTTTGATAATCATAGCTCTTTGCCATAATTAAACACTCTCCTTAATATGATTCTTTTTGCTCGGCATTTTAAAGTTGATATTCATTAAATTAAACTTATTAATTAGTGTTCCAATAATATAGGCTAAGACAATGCTGACAATAATCACTGTTGCGATTGTTACAATTGATGTCACTGCATTATTAAAGCCAAACAATACGATGGCGCCTGCAATTGGTGTTGCCATACCTTTGACACCTATTACTAGTCCGCTAAATGTCACGATACATGCGTTGACGACCCCAATCAGTGCATTTGTACCATATAGTTGTACTGGATATTGCGCTATTAAATCAATTTGCGTCAATGGCTCAATACAAACTGCAAATGCTTTTGACGGTCCACCAATGTTTAATTTTCGGAATAAAATAAGGTTAACAAATGAGCTACCTGTACATGTTAGTGCTCCAATAGCCATAGGAACACCTGTCAGTCCTAATAAACTTGTTAATACCATTGAACTTAGCGGTGTCATACCTGTAACAGGAATCACTAGTCCTAAAATGACCGCTAATGCATATGGATTGTTATCACCTACCGCAGTGACAGCACTACCTATTTGTTTTAATGTTGCTAGCACACCAGGTGTAATGATTGATGCAAGTCCGAAAGCAATTGCTGGTGCAAATAAGATCACCACAATTAAGTCCAAGCCTTCTGGAACTTTCTTTTCAATCCATTTAATTAAAAAAGCTACGCCATAAGCTGCGATGAATGCTGGTAATAATTTAAAGTCATGTAATACTAAACCAACAATGACCGCAAATACTGGTGCAACGCCTAAGTTTAAGCACGTTAGAATACCTACTGCGATACCGCTTAAACTTCCTGCTAAATCCCCAATATCTTGTAGAAATTTAATATCAAATACGCCACCAATAGCATAACTTAAGAATGCTTGTGGTAGAAATGTCGCACAAGCTGCACCGGATAATGCTTGTAGTCCTTGTTT
The genomic region above belongs to Staphylococcus aureus and contains:
- a CDS encoding PTS fructose transporter subunit IIC translates to MDILLGVGTLVLVLVIMTLFLKYAPYGKQGLQALSGAACATFLPQAFLSYAIGGVFDIKFLQDIGDLAGSLSGIAVGILTCLNLGVAPVFAVIVGLVLHDFKLLPAFIAAYGVAFLIKWIEKKVPEGLDLIVVILFAPAIAFGLASIITPGVLATLKQIGSAVTAVGDNNPYALAVILGLVIPVTGMTPLSSMVLTSLLGLTGVPMAIGALTCTGSSFVNLILFRKLNIGGPSKAFAVCIEPLTQIDLIAQYPVQLYGTNALIGVVNACIVTFSGLVIGVKGMATPIAGAIVLFGFNNAVTSIVTIATVIIVSIVLAYIIGTLINKFNLMNINFKMPSKKNHIKESV